The genomic stretch CGAAGGTCAGCGTTCCCGCCGCCACGGGGTCGAAGCGGCGGCACTCGTAGGGCAGGCGCTCGGGATACGAAAGTGCGTAGAGGATGGGGATCTCCATCGTGGGGAAGCCCATCTGCGCCAGCACCGAGCCGTCCACCATCTCCACCATGCTGTGGATGATGGACTGGGGATGCACCACCGCCTCGATCCGCGCATAGTCCACGCCGAACAGGAAGTGGGCCTCGATCACCTCCAGCGCCTTGTTGGCCAGCGTGGCCGAGTCGATGGTGATCTTGGCGCCCATGTCCCACGTAGGGTGGCGCAGCGCGTCCGCCGGCGTGGCCGCCGCCAGCATCTCCGCCGACCAGCCGCGGAACGGCCCGCCGCTGGCGGTGATCACCAGCCGCCGCACGTCCCCGGCCCGCGACCCCTGCAGGCACTGGAGGATGGCGCTGTGCTCGCTGTCGACGGGAACGAGCTCGCCCCCGCCCTGGCGCGCGGCCTCCATCACCAGCTCGCCGCCGCAGACCAGCGACTCCTTGTTGGCGAGCGCCACGCGCTTCCCCGCGCGCAGCGCCGCCAGCGTGGGCTCCAGCCCCGCCGCGCCGACCAGCGCGTTCAGCACCACGTCGGCGTCGGGGTGCGTCGCCGCGTCCAGCAGCGCCTGCCGCCCGCTCGCCCACTCCGTCGGCGTGGAATCCGCGCCGGCCGGCACCTCCCCGTCCGCGATGACGGCGAGCGAGGGGCGGTAGCGGTGCGCCAGCGCCAAGAGCGCCTCGCCGCTGCGGTGCGCGGTGAGCGCCACCGCGCGGAAGCGGTCCGGGTGCTGGTCCAGCACCGCCAGCGCGCTCCGGCCGATGGAGCCCGTGGCGCCCAGGATGGCGACGCCCTTCATCTCGCTCAGCGGTATACCAGCAGCATCAGGAAGCCGTACGCCACCGGGAGGGTGAAGAAGAGCGAGTCGAAGCGGTCCAGCGCGCCGCCGTGCCCCGGCAGCAGCCGCCCCGAGTCCTTCACCCCCACGTCGCGCTTCAGCAGCGACTCGGCCAGGTCGCCCACCTGCGCGGCCAGGGAGATGAGGAGGCCGAAGACCGCGGCCTCCACGATCCCCACGTGCCACGTCGGGAAGAGCGCCAGCAGGAAGCTGTACCCCACCGCGGTGATGGGGGTGCCGATCACCGCCCCCAGCGCGCCGGCCACCGTCTTCCCCGGGCTCACCCTGGGGATCAGCTTCCGCTTCCCCCACAGCCGCCCCGCGAAGTACGCGTAGGTGTCGCTGAGCCAGGTGAGGACCACGGGAAAGAGGAGGATGGCCGTCCCGTGCAGGTTGCCGGTGACGCCGGGGAGATGGCGGAGGAAGAGCGCGAACATCAGCAGCGCCGGGTAGACGGCGCCCATGATCGTCACCGCGACGGAAAGGAGCGGCTCGCCCGCCACGCCGCGCTGCCAGATGGCCGCGGTGAGCGCGGCCAGGATGATGGCGGCGACACCGGAAAAGAGCAGCGGCGTGTCGACGCCGCGCGCCGGGTCGATCGCGGCGAGGAGGATGAGCCCGGCGGCGCCGAGCATCCCCACTACGGCCAGGCCGAAGGCGCGCTTCAGCTCGGCCATGCGGAAGAGCTCGCGCGTGGAGAGCACGGCGCAGAGCGCCAGGAGCGCGGCCAGCACCCAGCCGCCCAGGTACATGGCAGCGACCGCGATGGGAATTCCCACCGCGGCCACGGCAACGCGCGTTGCAGTCTCGGAACGAGCCAACGCCGGCTTCTCCGGAATGTGTCGGGAGGTCAGGTGGCCAGCACGCGGCCGAAGCGCCGCTCGCGCTGCTGGTACTCCAGCAGCGCCGCGAAGAAGTGCTCGCGGGTGAAGTCCGGCCAGAGGACGGGCGAAACGTGCAGCTCGGTGTACGCCAGCTGCCACAGCATGAAGTTGGAGATGCGCATCTCGCCCGAGGTGCGGATCAGCAGGTCGGGGTCCGGGTCGCCGGGGGTGTACAGGTGCTCGGCGAACAGCTCCTCGTCGATCTCGCCCGGCATCAGCGTTCCCTCGCGCACCCGCTCGGCCAGCCGCCGCGCCGCGTGCACGATCTCGGCGCGCGAGCCGTAGCTGATGGCCAGGTTCAGCTTCAGCTTCGTGCCGCCGCGCGTGTGCTCCACGATGCTCTGGATGGCCGCGCGCGTGCGGGGGCCGAGCAGGTGGAGCTGGCCGACGGCGTGCACCTCGACCCCCTTCTCCTTCAGCTCGCGGCGCTCCTTGCGCACGTACAGCTCCAGCAGCGTCATCAGCGCCGCCACCTCGCCCTGCGGCCGGTGCCAGTTCTCCTGGCTGAAGGCAAAGAGGGTGAGCACCTCCACCCCGGCGTCGCCCGCCGCCTCCACCGCCTCGCGCACGGCGCGCATCCCCGCGCGGTGCCCGAACTCGCGCGGGCGCCCGCGCTCGCGCGCCCAGCGGCCGTTGCCGTCCATGATCACGGCCACGTGCCGGGGCACCGGGCCGTTCAGGCGAAGCTGCTGGAGGAGGTCGGAAGCCATGCGGGGAAGATGGACCGGGGCGCCGGGTTTGTCAAAGCAAGTGGTCTGCGAACAGAAGTGCGGAAGTGCGTGAGTGCGGAAGTGCGCTGGATCGGCGCGTCTCACGCACTCCCGCACTTCCGCACTCACGCACTCTGGTGCCGGCTCAGACCTCCATCACCTCGGCTTCCTTGTGCTTCAGCATCTCCTCGATCTTCGCGATGTACTGATCGGTGAGCTTCTGCACCTTGTCCTGCTCGCGGCGGATGTCGTCCTCCGACAGCCCCTCGTCCTTCTGCCGGTGCTTGACCTCGTCGTTGGCGTCCTTGCGCGCGTGGCGCACGGCCACGCGGCCCTCCTCCGCCAGCTTGTGCAGCATCCGCACGTACTCCTTCCGCCGCTCCTCGGTCAGCGCGGGGATGGGGATGCGGATGATCTGCCCGTCGTTCGAGGGGTTCAGCCCCAGGTCGCTCTCGCGCAGCGCCCGCTCGATGTCCTTCATCAGCCCGCGGTCCCACGGCTGCACCGTCAGCATCCGCGGCTCGGGGGCGCTCACGGTGCCCACCTGGTTCAGCGGCACCTTGCTGCCGTACGCTTCCACCCGCACGGTGTCGAGCAGCGCGGGGCTGGCCTTGCCGGTGCGCACGGCGCCGAACTCGCGGCGCAGCGACTCCAGGGCGCCCTCCATCCGCTGCTTGGCTTTGTCTAGGCTGGACATCGGTTCGTCTGGTCCGGAGATCGTGAAACGGAAGGGACTCGGGAGATTGGATTCGAGAGCGCGTCCGTCTCCGGACGCACTCCCGCACTGCCGCACTCACGCACTTCTCATGGATGCACCAGCGTGCCGATCCGCTCGCCACGCACCACCCGCGCCACGGTGTCGGGCGAGTCGAGCGAGCAGACGATCACCGGCGTGCCGTTCTCCTTGCACAGGCTGAGCGCCGCCGCGTCCATCACCCCCAGCTCGCGCGACAGCGCGTCGAGGAAGGAGATCTCGGGGATGAAGGTGGCGGTGGCGTCCTTGGCCGGGTCGGCGGTGTACACCCCGTCGACCTTGGTGGCCTTCACGATGACGTCGGCCTCCATCTCGATCCCCCGCAGCACCGCGGCGCTGTCGGTGGAAAAGTACGGGTTGCCGGTGCCGCCCGCAAAGATCACCACCCGCCCCTTGTCCAGGTGGCGCAGCGCGCGGCGCCGGATGTACGGCTCCGCCAGCTGCTCCATGCGGATGGCCGTGAGCACCCGCGTCTCGGTTCCCTTGCGCTCCAGCCAGTCCTGCAGCGCCAGGGCGTTGATCACGGTGGCCAGCATCCCCATGTAGTCGGCGTTCACCCGGTCCATCCCCTGCTGGCTGGCCAGGGTCCCCCGGACGATGTTCCCGCCGCCGATCACCAGGCCCAGGCTCACGCCCATGTCGTGGACCTGCTTGATCTCGTCGGTCAGCCGGTCGACCACCGGGGGCGAGATGCCGTACTTCATGTCGCCCGCCAGCATCTCGCCGGAGAGCTTCAGCAGCACGCGCCGGTACTTCAGCGCCGCCACGTCGGGAGGCGGCGGGTCGTCGCGCCGCTGCCGGTTGAAGGTCACGACTCGCCGAGCGCGAAGCGCGCGAACCGGCGCACCTCGATCTTCTCGCCGGTGCGGGCCGAGGCGTCGGTCACCAGCTGCCCCACGGTGATGTCGGGGTTCTTCACGTACGGCTGCTCCAGCAGCGCCTGCTCGGCGTAGAACTTCTCCAGCTTGCCGTTCACGATCTTGTCCCAGATCTGCTCCGGCTTGCCGGACTCCTTCGTCTGCTCCAGGTACACCGCGCGCTCGCGCTCCACCAGGTCGGCCGGGAAGTCCTCGCGCCGCACGGCCACGGGCGCCGCCGCGGCGATGTGCATGGCCACGTCGCGCACCAGCTTCTGGAACTCGTCGTTGCGCGCCACGAAGTCGGTCTCGCAGCCCACCTCCACCAGCACGCCGATCTTGCCGCCCATGTGGATGTAGCTGCCGACCGCGCCTTCCTTGGTCTCGCGCTCGGCGCGCTTGGCCGCCTTGGCCGCGCCCTTCGCGCGCAGGATGTCGATCGCCCGTTCCATGTCGCCGCCCGCCTCGTTCAGGGCGCCCTTGCACTCCATCATCCCCGCGCCGGTGCGGTCGCGGAGCTCCTTCACGTCCTTCGCGGAAATCTCGGCCATCCCGTCCTCTTCCCTGTTAGTCGAATCTCGAGTCGCTCAAAAGATAGCCCGCGGGGCGGGCTGAAAAAACGGGGCCACGAGCGCCTGGATAGCGCCGGTGGCCCCGTGTGCTGCTGCGGTCCCGCCGTCGGCGTTACTCCGCGGCCCCCTGGTCGGCCCCGGCGCCCCCCGGCGCGCCGGCGCCCGGACGCCGCTTGCGGCGCGGGCGGCGGCGGCGGCCCCGGTCGTCGTCGGCCGGCGCGCTGCTCCCGGTCTCGGTGCTGTACACCGTGACCTCGGCCTCGTCGGCGGCGCGGCGGGCGTCGGCCGGCATGGCCGCGCGCGCCTCGAGGATCGAGTCCGACAGCGCTCCCGTGATCACGCTCACCGAGCGGATCGCGTCGTCGTTGCCGGCGATCGGCACCGTCAGCACGTCGGGGTCGGCGTTGGTGTCGGCGATGGCGATGACCGGGATCCCCAGCTTGTTGGCCTCGGAGATCGCGATCTTCTCCTTCTTGGCGTCGACCACGAACAGCGCGCCCGGCAGGCGGGCCATGTCCTTCACGCCGGCCAAGTACTTGTCCAGCCGCTCGCGCTCGCGGTCCAGCATCAGGCGCTCCTTCTTCGTGTAGAAGTCGAAGGCGCCCTCCTCCATCCCGCGCTCCAGCTCGCGCAGGCGGCGGATCTGCTTCTTGATGGTGGCGAAGTTGGTGAGCATTCCGCCCAGCCACCGCTCGGTCACGTGGAACGAGCTCGACCGCTCGGCCTCGGCCTGGATCACCTGGCGCAGCTGCTTCTTGGTGCACACGAACAGCACGCGGTCGCCGCGGCTGATCACGTTGCGCACCAGCTCCTGCGCCAGCTCGATCTGCCGGAGCGTCTTCTTCAGGTCGATGATGTAGATGCCGTTCCGCTCCGCGAAGATGAACTTGCGCATCTTCGGGTTCCAGCGGGACGTCTGGTGCCCGAAATGGACACCTGCTTCGAGTAGCTCCTGGATGCTCGGCTGAGCCATGTCTGTTCCTGCGGAAGATTCGGGTTTGCCGGGGCCGCTACGCTGCTGGCCCCGCCTCCATCGCCGTCCCCCGGCGCCCCGACCGCGCTTTCACGCGCGGCACCCGCGGCGTCGTCGGGCGATGTGTGAGATGATGCCGGGATTCGGCGCGCGCGGCCTCCGGTTTGACCCGGAGCCCGCGCGCACCAGGCTCTCGGCTAGCGCTTGGAGAACTGGAACCGCTTGCGGGCGCCCGGACGTCCGGGCTTCTTCCGCTCCACCTCGCGCGGATCGCGGGTGAGCAGCTCCTCGGCGCGCAGGCGCGAGCGGAACTCCTCGTTCACCTGCAGCAGCGCGCGGGCAACGCCCAGCTGGATGGCGTCGGCCTGGCCGCGGAGGCCGCCACCATTCACCGTGACCTTCACGTCGAACTGGCCCTCGGTCTCGGTGGCCGCCAGCGGGCGGGTGGCCGACTGCCGCAGCACGTGGCGCGGCAGGTACTGCTCGAGGGGCCGCCCGTTCACCACCCACGTGCCGTTGCCGGGGCGGAGGTAGACGCGCGCGACCGACGTCTTGCGCCGGCCGATGGCGTGGTACTGTTCGATAGCCATTCTGGGGCTGCTCAGAAGTTGAGGTTTTCGGGGTTCTGCGCCTGGTGCGGGTGCTCGCCCCCCGCGTAGACCTTGAGCTTCTGGCGCATCTGCCGCCCCAGCGCGTTCTTCGGGAGCATGCCCTTCACCGCGAGCTCGATGACGCGCTCGGGGTGCTTGGCCAGCATCTCCTTGAAGGGGATGAAGCGCTCGTGGCCCATGTACCCGCTGTGGCGGAAGTAGGTCTTCTGGTCGGCCTTGTTTCCGCTCAGCTGCACCTTGTCGGCGTTGACCACGATCACGTAGTCGCCGGTGTCCAGGTGCGGGGTGTAGGTCGGCTTGTGCTTGCCGCGAAGGACGCGCGCCACCTCGGTGGCCACGCGTCCCAGGATCTTGCCGGCGGCGTCGACCACGAACCACTTGTGCTCGATCTCGCCCGCCTTGACGGAATACGTCTTCATGACACTCCGCTTGCAGGCGCGCTCCACCGTGCGCGCCGCGCCCGCCGGCCATGCCGGCAAAGGATTGGTATGAAAAAATCGCCGCCCCGGCATACCCTGGGGCGGAAGGCGTGGTCGGGACAGACGGGTAGAATAGCCAAATCGGCCCGTGGTGTCAACCCGCGGCAGGTCAGCTCGCGGGAGCGAAGGGCCGGTTCAGTCGCAGCCATTCGTCCGTGACCGCGACCAGGTCGGCGAACGTCAACGCGTCAGAATCGAGGTCGAGTGGCGCTGTCAGGCTTGGCAGCGCCGTGACGAACTGGCTGTACCGCGCGAACATCACGCCCGCTCCGGGAAGCACCCGGTCGGGCACCCACGTCCGCGCGGCGTCCCGCACTCCGCGGATGAGCGCGTGCTCCTCTCCGCCGTGCGCCCGGATGTCGTGGCCGGCCAGGTCGCTGCAGAACTTCTGGTACCGGTACCGCTCGCGGTCGAAGATGACGCACGCTTTCCCGCCGTGCAGGCGGCCGAAATAGCGCGCGCCGAGATACATCCCCAGCTCGAGCGGCATGTTGAAGCGGGGCAGCCCGTTCGCCGCATCGAGCTCGGTTCGGGAGATGTCGTGCAGCCCGAAGTCGGATTCGTCGATGATCCGCCGGATCTTCTCGATCCGCGGCTCGCTTCCATCGTCGCGCTCCAGCGCGCACCGGGGGAAGAAGCCACAGTCCAGAACCGCGAATACCAATGCACGGAAGAGCGGCTGATATTCATGGTCGAACGGGCAGTTGATGAACACGTGCCGCACGCCGGTCAGCCTGCCCGCTGCACGCCGTGTCCCTCGTAACGCGGCGGATAGCGGGGATCCCGCTCCACCACGTCGGGGCGGATCGGAATGCCGCGCTCCTTCATCACCGCGAGCACGGCCGCGCGCGCCTGCTCGACCGTGAAGCTGTCCGGCGGGAAAAGCGGCTCCTTCAGGGTGCGCAACGGTTTCTTCTTGGCGGCCATCGTAATTCTCCCGGTGACGTCCTCGTCCGCGTTCACTGTGCTTACAGAGTAGCGGAATCGCGCGCCGTTCGGAAGCTGCCGTGAGAAAGCGGCCAGCGGGGGAATGGGCTGGAATTCTCGGCCACGCCCAGGGTGGCGCAAGCGCCTGCGACGGTGCGAGTTGCGGGCGTGCCGGTCAGGCCGCGAACCGCGCTTCGGCGGAAATTCTGGACGTGGATTCGTCGCCGCTGGGGTCGGGGTCGTGGGGGGTGGGGAGGGTAAAGCGGATGGTGGTTCCGCGGCCGAGCTGGCTTTCGGCGCACACGGTGCCGCCGTGGCCCTCGACCATGTGCTTGACGATGGCCAGCCCCAGCCCCGTGCCGCCCTCCTCGCGCGAGCGGGCGGCGTCGGCGCGGTAGAAGCGTTCGAAGATGCGCGGCAGGTGTGCGGAGGGGATCCCCGCGCCGGTGTCCTGCACCTCGATGGTCACCCACGGCCGGGGGCCTCCCGGCGCGGCGGGGGCTTCGGCGGGGGCTTCGGCGCGGCGGCGGCCGGCTTCGGCCGTGGGGCCGGCGGCGGGGCGCGCGGTCACCGAGATCTCCCCCTCGTCGGCGATGTAGCGGAGCGCGTTGCTGAACAGGTTGCTCAGGATCTGCCGGAGCGCGGCGGGGTCGGCCCAGACGAACTCGGCGTCGTGCGGCACGTCGACGCCGAAATGGGCGTGCTTGCGGGCGGCGGCGTCGCCGAAGGCGGACCACGCGTCCTCCGCGATCTCGGCCACGGAGACGATCTCGGGCTGCACGCGCCACCCGCCCGACTCCAGCCGCGACAGGTCCAGCAGGTCGTCGACGATGCGCTGCAGCCGCTCGGCGTTGTCCTTCACCGTGCCGGCGAAGCGGGTGCGCAGCTCGGGCGGCAGGTCGGGGTCCAGCAGCGTTTCGCTGTAGCCGCGGATGTTGGTGAGCGGCGTCTTCAGCTCGTGCGAGGCGTTGGCCACGAAGTCGCGGCGCACGTCTTCCAGCCGCCGCAGCTGCGACACGTCCAGGAACACCATCACCGCACCCCCGGGGGGGAGCGGCTGGGCGGTGGCCAGCAGGCTCCGCCCGTCCACCGTCAGCTCCGTGGCGGGAACGGCGTCGCCGGCCAGGACGCGCCCCACCATCTCCAGGTACGCCTGCCGCCGTGCCACCTCCTCGGGGCTGATGCCGCGCGGGTCCGCGGCCAGCGAGAACATCTTCCGCGCCGCCGGGTTGGCGCGGCGCACGCGGCCCTGCGGGTCGACGGCGATGACGCCCTCGGACATGGCGTCGATGAGCGTCTGCATCTCCGCCCGCTCGCCCTCCAGCTGGCCGAGGCGGCGCTGCAGCTCGCCCGCGAGCAGGTTCAGCGAGTCGGCCATCTCCGCCAGCTCGTCGCGGCCGCGGGTGCGCGCGCGCTGCGTGAGGTCGCCCGCGGACATGGCGCGCGCGGCCTGCGTGATCTGGCGCAGCGGGTGGGTGACGACGCGGCTGAAGCCGAACGAGAGGAGGCCGGTGAGGACGAGCGCGATCACCCCCACGCCGAAGATCCCCCGCTGCACCCGAGTCACCGCACGGTTCACCTCGCGCAGCGGAACGGAGACGCGGATGATCATCCCGGTGGAGGCGGGGATGGCGAGGTACAGGTACTCGGTGCCGATGGTGGAGCTCACCCGCACCGCCTCGCCCATGCGGCCGCGGATGGCGGCGCGGACCTCGGGGCGATTGCCGTGGTTCTCCATCGCCGCCAGCGCGGGCCCGTCCTTCTCCGAATCTCCCCGCACCACGCCGGTCGGGGCGATGATGGTGATGCGGCGTCCGGTGATGTGGCCCAGCCAGTCGGCCAGCGAGTCGGCGTCGAGCTGCGGGTTGCGCTCCTCCAGCGTGCGGACCAGCGCCAGCTCGCGGCTCATGTCGTCGGCCACCATCCCCGTGAGGTGGCGGCGGAGCATGGAGCCCACGCCCAGCGTCAGCGCCACCACCACGGCGGCGATGACGGCGAGGTAGCTGAGGAAGAGCTTCTGGTCGGCGCGAAGGTGCACGGGGACGGAGTGCGAGAGTGCGAGAGTGGACCGGACGTCAGTCGGTGACGAGGCGGTAGTCGGCAACGCGGCCGGTGGCGTTCAGCCGGAACACCAGCCACTCCGAGTCGATGCTGAACAGCCCTCGCTCCGGGCCCAGCCAGTAGACCAGGTCGTACTCGCGGAAGTAGCCGGTGGGCGGCGGCTCGCCCAGGAGCGCCACTACCTGCGTCCGCGACAGGCCGTGCAGGTCGCGGCGGGCGAGCAGGTCGTCCACCATGCAGCCGCGCGGTGCGAGCTCGCCGTACGCCTGCGCGGTGTCGCGCCAGACCGCGGCGGAGAAGCGCTCGTGCCGGCGGCAGCGCCCCTCGGGGAGGCTTCGGGCGAAGGCGGAAAGCGCGATCCAGAGCGCGGCGAGCACGAACCCGAGCCCCACGGCGGAGCCCAGGAGGATGCGGAGCCCACGCGGCATCCGGCCGCGGCGCGAAGGTTTTCGGCTCATGGGTCAGGTACGATGCGGATCGATCCCGGCGGCGACGTCCATCCGTCGACGCGAATCCAATATACACGCGCAGGGCCGGGGCGAATCATCCCCGGCCCTGCCGTTCTTCAATCTACCCCGCGAGTGCGATCTTCAGCGTGGCGGGTCGGTGCGGAAGCGGTAGCCGAAGCCGCGCACCGTCTCCACCCAGTCGGCGTGTTCGTCCAGCTTGTTGCGGAGCCGCTGCACGTGCATGTCCACGGTGCGCGTGGCGATGTTGGCGGTGACCTCCCACACCGCCTCCAGCAGCTGCCGCCGGCTCTGCACCCGGCCGCGGCGCTCCATCAGCGTCAGCAGCAGGCGGTACTCCGTCGGCGTCAGGTCCAGCTCGCGGCCGTCGACCTCCGCCCGCGCGGCGCCGGTGTCCACGGTGAAGGGACCTACCCGCACCACCTTCCCCGTCTTCCCCGCGGGCGGCGCCTGCTGCACGCGGCGCAGCACGGCGCCCACGCGCAGGATCAGCTCCTGCGGCGAGAACGGCTTGGCCACGTAGTCGTCGGCGCCCAGCTTCAGCCCGGTGATGCGGTCCTGCTCCTCGCGGCGCGCGGTGAGAAGGATCACGGGGATCTCCTGCGTTTCCGGGCGCCTGCGCAGCTCCTCCAGCACCTGCAGCCCCGACATCCCGGGAAGCATCAGGTCCAGGATGACCAGGTCCGGGCGCTCCACCTCGGCGGCGCGGATGGCCTCGGGGCCGCTGGACGCGGTGCGGACGCGGTACGACTCGCGCGCCAGGTGATAGGCGACGAGCGCGGAGATGTCGGGCTCGTCGTCGACCACCAGGATGTGGGCGTTGGCCATCTTGGGGGCGTCGGTCCGCGCGGCGCTGGATGCGCCGATGAGGGTGTCGAAGGCGCGCGGAAGATGCGGCGGCGCTGAAGCGGTCGGCAAGGATCACCTCCTCTGGGTTCGGAGGGATTGTATCGGCCGCATGTCACGAAGCTGTCACATCTCTGGATTGAGGTGGTTACGATTCGAGGGGATAGGGGCGGGAATATCGAGCCGCGCTTCCAAAACGGCGGAGGACACGGGAGATGCGTTTCTCTCCGTGTCCTCCGCGTCTCCTCACAGCCCATCCCGTCAGGGGCCGACGTGCGCGGGCGAGTCGGCGGGATCGTCGGCGGCCTCGCCGTGCTCCTCGTCCTCCGGCGGATCGGCGGCGGTCTCCGCGGCGGCGGCGTGGCGGTCCTTCCGGCGGCGCGCGCCCACGCGCCCCGCGGACGCGTCCTCCGCCGCCTCCGAGTGCGACTCCGCCGGCGTTTCGGCAGGC from Longimicrobium sp. encodes the following:
- a CDS encoding sensor histidine kinase; this encodes MHLRADQKLFLSYLAVIAAVVVALTLGVGSMLRRHLTGMVADDMSRELALVRTLEERNPQLDADSLADWLGHITGRRITIIAPTGVVRGDSEKDGPALAAMENHGNRPEVRAAIRGRMGEAVRVSSTIGTEYLYLAIPASTGMIIRVSVPLREVNRAVTRVQRGIFGVGVIALVLTGLLSFGFSRVVTHPLRQITQAARAMSAGDLTQRARTRGRDELAEMADSLNLLAGELQRRLGQLEGERAEMQTLIDAMSEGVIAVDPQGRVRRANPAARKMFSLAADPRGISPEEVARRQAYLEMVGRVLAGDAVPATELTVDGRSLLATAQPLPPGGAVMVFLDVSQLRRLEDVRRDFVANASHELKTPLTNIRGYSETLLDPDLPPELRTRFAGTVKDNAERLQRIVDDLLDLSRLESGGWRVQPEIVSVAEIAEDAWSAFGDAAARKHAHFGVDVPHDAEFVWADPAALRQILSNLFSNALRYIADEGEISVTARPAAGPTAEAGRRRAEAPAEAPAAPGGPRPWVTIEVQDTGAGIPSAHLPRIFERFYRADAARSREEGGTGLGLAIVKHMVEGHGGTVCAESQLGRGTTIRFTLPTPHDPDPSGDESTSRISAEARFAA
- the rpsB gene encoding 30S ribosomal protein S2; its protein translation is MAQPSIQELLEAGVHFGHQTSRWNPKMRKFIFAERNGIYIIDLKKTLRQIELAQELVRNVISRGDRVLFVCTKKQLRQVIQAEAERSSSFHVTERWLGGMLTNFATIKKQIRRLRELERGMEEGAFDFYTKKERLMLDRERERLDKYLAGVKDMARLPGALFVVDAKKEKIAISEANKLGIPVIAIADTNADPDVLTVPIAGNDDAIRSVSVITGALSDSILEARAAMPADARRAADEAEVTVYSTETGSSAPADDDRGRRRRPRRKRRPGAGAPGGAGADQGAAE
- a CDS encoding response regulator transcription factor, translating into MPTASAPPHLPRAFDTLIGASSAARTDAPKMANAHILVVDDEPDISALVAYHLARESYRVRTASSGPEAIRAAEVERPDLVILDLMLPGMSGLQVLEELRRRPETQEIPVILLTARREEQDRITGLKLGADDYVAKPFSPQELILRVGAVLRRVQQAPPAGKTGKVVRVGPFTVDTGAARAEVDGRELDLTPTEYRLLLTLMERRGRVQSRRQLLEAVWEVTANIATRTVDMHVQRLRNKLDEHADWVETVRGFGYRFRTDPPR
- the frr gene encoding ribosome recycling factor, which translates into the protein MSSLDKAKQRMEGALESLRREFGAVRTGKASPALLDTVRVEAYGSKVPLNQVGTVSAPEPRMLTVQPWDRGLMKDIERALRESDLGLNPSNDGQIIRIPIPALTEERRKEYVRMLHKLAEEGRVAVRHARKDANDEVKHRQKDEGLSEDDIRREQDKVQKLTDQYIAKIEEMLKHKEAEVMEV
- the pyrH gene encoding UMP kinase; the encoded protein is MTFNRQRRDDPPPPDVAALKYRRVLLKLSGEMLAGDMKYGISPPVVDRLTDEIKQVHDMGVSLGLVIGGGNIVRGTLASQQGMDRVNADYMGMLATVINALALQDWLERKGTETRVLTAIRMEQLAEPYIRRRALRHLDKGRVVIFAGGTGNPYFSTDSAAVLRGIEMEADVIVKATKVDGVYTADPAKDATATFIPEISFLDALSRELGVMDAAALSLCKENGTPVIVCSLDSPDTVARVVRGERIGTLVHP
- a CDS encoding 1-deoxy-D-xylulose-5-phosphate reductoisomerase, translated to MKGVAILGATGSIGRSALAVLDQHPDRFRAVALTAHRSGEALLALAHRYRPSLAVIADGEVPAGADSTPTEWASGRQALLDAATHPDADVVLNALVGAAGLEPTLAALRAGKRVALANKESLVCGGELVMEAARQGGGELVPVDSEHSAILQCLQGSRAGDVRRLVITASGGPFRGWSAEMLAAATPADALRHPTWDMGAKITIDSATLANKALEVIEAHFLFGVDYARIEAVVHPQSIIHSMVEMVDGSVLAQMGFPTMEIPILYALSYPERLPYECRRFDPVAAGTLTFEPVRADRFPAFALGVEAGRRGGTAPAVYNAAKEVAVQHFLSGRLGFPGIAEAIAETLERCPAAAAQSLQDVLEADARARRTAEEFVQRLAPC
- the tsf gene encoding translation elongation factor Ts, which codes for MAEISAKDVKELRDRTGAGMMECKGALNEAGGDMERAIDILRAKGAAKAAKRAERETKEGAVGSYIHMGGKIGVLVEVGCETDFVARNDEFQKLVRDVAMHIAAAAPVAVRREDFPADLVERERAVYLEQTKESGKPEQIWDKIVNGKLEKFYAEQALLEQPYVKNPDITVGQLVTDASARTGEKIEVRRFARFALGES
- a CDS encoding isoprenyl transferase, whose protein sequence is MASDLLQQLRLNGPVPRHVAVIMDGNGRWARERGRPREFGHRAGMRAVREAVEAAGDAGVEVLTLFAFSQENWHRPQGEVAALMTLLELYVRKERRELKEKGVEVHAVGQLHLLGPRTRAAIQSIVEHTRGGTKLKLNLAISYGSRAEIVHAARRLAERVREGTLMPGEIDEELFAEHLYTPGDPDPDLLIRTSGEMRISNFMLWQLAYTELHVSPVLWPDFTREHFFAALLEYQQRERRFGRVLAT
- the rpsI gene encoding 30S ribosomal protein S9, with amino-acid sequence MAIEQYHAIGRRKTSVARVYLRPGNGTWVVNGRPLEQYLPRHVLRQSATRPLAATETEGQFDVKVTVNGGGLRGQADAIQLGVARALLQVNEEFRSRLRAEELLTRDPREVERKKPGRPGARKRFQFSKR
- the rplM gene encoding 50S ribosomal protein L13, with the translated sequence MKTYSVKAGEIEHKWFVVDAAGKILGRVATEVARVLRGKHKPTYTPHLDTGDYVIVVNADKVQLSGNKADQKTYFRHSGYMGHERFIPFKEMLAKHPERVIELAVKGMLPKNALGRQMRQKLKVYAGGEHPHQAQNPENLNF
- a CDS encoding phosphatidate cytidylyltransferase — encoded protein: MARSETATRVAVAAVGIPIAVAAMYLGGWVLAALLALCAVLSTRELFRMAELKRAFGLAVVGMLGAAGLILLAAIDPARGVDTPLLFSGVAAIILAALTAAIWQRGVAGEPLLSVAVTIMGAVYPALLMFALFLRHLPGVTGNLHGTAILLFPVVLTWLSDTYAYFAGRLWGKRKLIPRVSPGKTVAGALGAVIGTPITAVGYSFLLALFPTWHVGIVEAAVFGLLISLAAQVGDLAESLLKRDVGVKDSGRLLPGHGGALDRFDSLFFTLPVAYGFLMLLVYR